A part of Limihaloglobus sulfuriphilus genomic DNA contains:
- a CDS encoding PEP-CTERM sorting domain-containing protein, translating to MKKTLTALTILLAVSAAQAGFLYWSFTGPDGGGDYTVDLNWDTTAPAEWDYVEYSALNDNLTEFAIKISTESSGVTLSNFVFGDFDTTWAVNWDGEKTSFGTALDANGVNGMLIQFKYTGPDNVTLNVEGIDTTGSAIADSDENIVYFGNSAAGSVVVPEPATMVIFGLGGLVLNVTRRKA from the coding sequence ATGAAAAAGACACTCACAGCACTTACAATTTTATTAGCCGTATCAGCGGCACAAGCGGGGTTTCTGTACTGGAGCTTTACAGGCCCGGACGGAGGCGGAGACTACACGGTTGACCTTAACTGGGATACCACAGCACCGGCCGAGTGGGATTATGTAGAGTACTCAGCATTAAACGATAATCTTACGGAATTTGCCATAAAAATTTCAACTGAAAGCAGTGGTGTCACTCTGAGTAATTTTGTTTTTGGGGATTTCGATACAACATGGGCAGTAAATTGGGACGGTGAAAAAACGTCTTTTGGCACGGCGTTAGATGCAAACGGTGTAAATGGTATGCTGATCCAGTTTAAATACACTGGTCCTGATAATGTTACTCTTAACGTAGAAGGTATTGATACTACCGGAAGTGCTATTGCAGATTCTGATGAAAACATAGTTTACTTTGGCAATTCTGCCGCAGGCAGCGTTGTAGTCCCCGAGCCGGCAACGATGGTTATCTTTGGCCTTGGCGGGCTTGTGCTGAATGTAACAAGACGCAAAGCGTAA